One part of the Humulus lupulus chromosome 9, drHumLupu1.1, whole genome shotgun sequence genome encodes these proteins:
- the LOC133801732 gene encoding uncharacterized protein LOC133801732, which translates to MPMASTQKGSRRGDFGRGNPYNSTDSWTSDGYSEFSGPVQVSYEQPPDIRPKKTEYVKRTSSFPDRYIQNMRGKESVVDLTASSEEIGPPEPRHTSKSQSNLPTGFGSTHNQGVRRPKADNQTNSFRPRKGDCTGDDCLQAAMHDEDLLQEPMLYMSPDIFQAITMANMRTIQEELAKCNQNLSDISERLPPATYGAAIGTSKEKGVTAKQITMTLRLSPRLLFRKSG; encoded by the exons ATGCCGATGGCTTCCACACAAAAAGGATCCCGAAGGGGCGACTTCGGTAGAGGAAATCCATATAATTCTACTGATTCTTGGACATCCGATGGTTACTCTGAATTTTCTGGGCCAGTTCAAGTTTCCTACGAACAGCCACCGGATATCCGTCCTAAGAAAACTGAATATGTCAAACGGACCTCCTCCTTCCCGGACCGTTATATTCAAAACATGAGGGGGAAAGAGTCTGTCGTTGACCTAACCGCTTCATCTGAGGAGATAGGTCCACCAGAACCTCGCCATACCAGTAAATCGCAGTCAAATCTCCCAACTGGTTTTGGTTCAACCCATAATCAAG GAGTTCGTCGCCCTAAAGCAGACAATCAGACGAATTCTTTTAGGCCACGGAAAGGTGATTGCACTGGAGATGATTGCCTTCAAGCTGCTATGCACGACGAAGACCTGTTGCAGGAGCCGATGCTCTACATGAGCCCTGATATCTTCCAGGCAATAACAATGGCTAACATGCGAACAATCCAAGAGGAGCTGGCTAAGTGTAACCAGAATCTGAGTGACATATCCGAGCGTCTCCCACCAGCGACATATGGGGCTGCAATAGGTACTTCTAAGGAGAAGGGGGTGACCGCTAAACAAATTACTATGACACTCCGCCTTTCCCCAAGACTCCTATTCCGTAAGTCAGGTTAG